A genomic window from Cricetulus griseus strain 17A/GY chromosome 4, alternate assembly CriGri-PICRH-1.0, whole genome shotgun sequence includes:
- the LOC100754148 gene encoding olfactory receptor 5K1-like: MAENNYSVTNEFILVGFSDHPDLNTLLFLVFFVIYLVTMVGNLGLVVLIYMERRLHTPMYIFLGNLALMDSCCSCAITPKMLQNFFSVDRRISLYECMAQFYLLCLAETADCFLLAAMAYDRYVAICNPLQYHTMMSKKLCLQMTAGAYIAGNLHSMIHIGFLFRLTFCRSHVIKHFFCDFLPLYRLSCVDPYLNELMILIFAGLIQTFTITVVLVSYLYILFTIFTMKSKDGRGKTLSTCASHFLSVSIFYGSLLYMYVQPHSFNEGDKDIPVAIFYTVIIPLLNPFIYSLRNKEVINIKKKQKRSNYFIVKNFS; the protein is encoded by the exons ATGGCTGAGAATAACTACTCTGTGACAAATGAATTCATCCTGGTAGGATTCTCAGATCACCCAGACCTAAACACCCTCCTGTTCCTGGTGTTCTTTGTTATCTATCTGGTCACCATGGTGGGGAATCTCGGGCTGGTGGTCTTGATCTACATGGAGCGCCGTCTCCATACACCCATGTACATCTTTCTGGGCAACCTGGCTCTCATGgattcctgctgctcctgtgccATCACTCCCAAGATGCTACAGAACTTCTTTTCTGTGGACAGAAGGATTTCTCTCTATGAATGCATGGCACAGTTCTATCTTCTCTGTCTTGCTGAAACTGCAGACTGCTTCCTCCTGGCagcaatggcctatgaccgctatgtggccatatGCAACCCACTGCAGTACCACACCATGATGTCCAAGAAGCTCTGCCTTCAGATGACCGCAGGAGCTTACATAGCAGGAAACCTGCATTCCATGATTCACATAGGATTCTTGTTCAGGTTAACTTTCTGTAGGTCTCATGTAATCAAACACTTTTTTTGTGATTTCCTCCCATTATATAGACTCTCCTGTGTTGACCCTTATCTCAATGAATTGATGATACTCATCTTTGCTGGTTTAATTCAAACCTTTACCATTACTGTAGTCCTGGTATCTTATTTGTATATCCTTTTCACTATATTCACCATGAAATCTAAAGATGGTAGAGGCAAAACCTTATCAACTTGTGCATCCCACTTTCTGTCTGTGTCAATATTCTATGGGTCTCTTCTCTACATGTATGTTCAACCACATTCATTCAATGAAGGAGATAAAGATATACCTGTAGCTATTTTTTACACTGTAATAATTCCTCTATTAAACCCTTTCATTTACAGTCtgagaaataaagaagtaatAAAT attaaaaagaaacaaaaaaggtcCAACTATTTTATAGTTAAGAACTTTTCCTAA
- the LOC100753848 gene encoding olfactory receptor 5H2 isoform X3: MKLNITLLTQFVLTGLTHPPQWKVPLFLLFLVIYLITIVGNLGLIALICNDPGLHIPMYLFLGSLAFVDTWLSSTVTPKMLLDFFAKSKLMSLSECMIQFFSFGISATTECFLLAAMAYDRYIAICKPLLYPVIMTNRLCIRLLILSFVGGFIHVLLHEGFLYRLTFCNSNIIHHFYCDVMPLLKISCTDPSLNYLMLFIFSGSIQVFSILTILISYTLVLLSILKQKSIKGIKKAFSTCGAHLLSVSLYYGSLLFMYVRPASPQVDDVDMMDSVFYTVIIPVLNPIIYSLRNKQVKNSLQKILRRNA, translated from the exons ATGAAGCTA AACATAACACTGCTGACCCAATTTGTTCTAACAGGACTCACTCATCCACCACAGTGGAAAgtccccctgttcctgctgttCTTGGTCATCTATCTCATTACCATCGTGGGGAACCTTGGTCTGATTGCTCTCATATGTAATGACCCTGGACTTCACATCCCCATGTACCTATTTCTAGGGAGTTTAGCATTTGTGGATACTTGGTTGTCATCCACAGTGACACCAAAGATGCTGCTAGACTTTTTTGCCAAGAGTAAACTGATGTCTCTCTCCGAATGCATGATACAGTTTTTTTCGTTTGGAATCAGTGCAACTACGGAATGTTTTCTCTTGGCagcaatggcctatgaccgctacaTAGCCATATGCAAACCTTTACTCTACCCAGTGATTATGACAAATAGACTCTGTATACGTCTGCTAATTTTGTCCTTTGTGGGTGGATTTATTCACGTTTTGCTTCATGAAGGCTTTTTATACAGATTAACATTTTGTAATTCAAACATAATACACCACTTCTACTGTGACGTTATGCCACTCTTAAAGATTTCATGTACTGACCCTTCTCTCAATTACctaatgctttttattttctctggctCAATTCAGGTATTTAGTATTTTGACTATTCTTATCTCTTATACACTTGTTCTGCTTTCAATCTTAAAGCAGAAATCTATCAAAGGCATAAAGAAAGCCTTCTCCACCTGCGGAGCCCACctcttgtctgtgtctttgtacTATGGCTCTCTTCTTTTCATGTATGTGCGTCCTGCATCTCCACAGGTAGATGACGTTGATATGATGGACTCTGTATTTTACACTGTCATAATTCCTGTACTGAATCCAATTATCTACAGTTTGAGAAATAAGCAAGTAAAAAATTCACTGCAAAAAATTTTAAGGAGAAATGCTTAG
- the LOC100752051 gene encoding olfactory receptor 5K3, translated as MAENNYSVTNEFILVGFSDHPDLNTLLFLVFFVIYLVTMVGNLGLVVLIYMERRLHTPMYIFLGNLALMDSCCSCAITPKMLQNFFSVDRRISLYECMVQFYFLCLAETTDCFLLAAMAYDRYVAICNPLQYHTMMSKKLCLQMTAGAYIAGNLHPMIEVGLLLRLTFCRSNVIKHFFCDVLPLYRISCTNPHINELILFTLAGSIQIFTITIVLVSYFYILFTIFTMKSKDGRGKALSTCASHFLSVAMFYGSLLFMYAQPHSVNEGDKDIPVAIFYTLVIPLLNPFIYSLRNKEVINVMKRLIKKR; from the coding sequence ATGGCTGAGAATAACTACTCTGTGACAAATGAATTCATCCTGGTGGGATTCTCAGATCACCCAGACCTGAACACCCTCCTGTTCCTGGTGTTCTTTGTTATCTATCTGGTCACCATGGTGGGAAATCTCGGGCTGGTGGTCTTGATCTACATGGAGCGCCGTCTTCACACACCCATGTACATCTTTCTGGGCAACCTGGCTCTCATGgattcctgctgctcctgtgccATCACTCCCAAGATGCTACAGAACTTCTTTTCTGTGGACAGAAGGATTTCTCTCTATGAATGCATGGTACAGttctattttctttgtcttgCTGAAACTACAGACTGCTTCCTTCTGGCagcaatggcctatgaccgctatgtggccatatGCAACCCACTGCAGTACCACACCATGATGTCCAAGAAGCTCTGCCTTCAGATGACCGCAGGAGCCTACATAGCAGGAAACCTGCATCCTATGATTGAAGTGGGGCTGTTGTTGAGGTTAACTTTCTGTAGGTCTAATGTAATCAAGCATTTTTTTTGTGATGTCCTTCCGTTATATagaatctcctgtaccaatccaCATATCAATGAGCTAATATTATTTACTTTGGCAGGGTCAATTCAAATCTTTACTATTACCATTGTTCTAGTGTCTTATTTCTATATTCTTTTCACTATATTCACAATGAAATCTAAAGATGGTAGAGGCAAAGCCTTATCAACTTGTGCATCCCACTTTTTGTCTGTAGCAATGTTCTATGGGTCTCTTCTCTTCATGTATGCTCAACCACATTCAGTCAATGAAGGAGATAAAGATATACCTGTAGCTATTTTTTATACCCTAGTAATTCCTTTATTAAACCCTTTCATTTACAGTCTGAGAAACAAGGAAGTAATAAATGTGATGAAGAGACTTATAAAGAAGAGATGA
- the LOC100753848 gene encoding olfactory receptor 187 isoform X2, with protein sequence MGTKNITLLTQFVLTGLTHPPQWKVPLFLLFLVIYLITIVGNLGLIALICNDPGLHIPMYLFLGSLAFVDTWLSSTVTPKMLLDFFAKSKLMSLSECMIQFFSFGISATTECFLLAAMAYDRYIAICKPLLYPVIMTNRLCIRLLILSFVGGFIHVLLHEGFLYRLTFCNSNIIHHFYCDVMPLLKISCTDPSLNYLMLFIFSGSIQVFSILTILISYTLVLLSILKQKSIKGIKKAFSTCGAHLLSVSLYYGSLLFMYVRPASPQVDDVDMMDSVFYTVIIPVLNPIIYSLRNKQVKNSLQKILRRNA encoded by the coding sequence ATGGGAACAAAGAACATAACACTGCTGACCCAATTTGTTCTAACAGGACTCACTCATCCACCACAGTGGAAAgtccccctgttcctgctgttCTTGGTCATCTATCTCATTACCATCGTGGGGAACCTTGGTCTGATTGCTCTCATATGTAATGACCCTGGACTTCACATCCCCATGTACCTATTTCTAGGGAGTTTAGCATTTGTGGATACTTGGTTGTCATCCACAGTGACACCAAAGATGCTGCTAGACTTTTTTGCCAAGAGTAAACTGATGTCTCTCTCCGAATGCATGATACAGTTTTTTTCGTTTGGAATCAGTGCAACTACGGAATGTTTTCTCTTGGCagcaatggcctatgaccgctacaTAGCCATATGCAAACCTTTACTCTACCCAGTGATTATGACAAATAGACTCTGTATACGTCTGCTAATTTTGTCCTTTGTGGGTGGATTTATTCACGTTTTGCTTCATGAAGGCTTTTTATACAGATTAACATTTTGTAATTCAAACATAATACACCACTTCTACTGTGACGTTATGCCACTCTTAAAGATTTCATGTACTGACCCTTCTCTCAATTACctaatgctttttattttctctggctCAATTCAGGTATTTAGTATTTTGACTATTCTTATCTCTTATACACTTGTTCTGCTTTCAATCTTAAAGCAGAAATCTATCAAAGGCATAAAGAAAGCCTTCTCCACCTGCGGAGCCCACctcttgtctgtgtctttgtacTATGGCTCTCTTCTTTTCATGTATGTGCGTCCTGCATCTCCACAGGTAGATGACGTTGATATGATGGACTCTGTATTTTACACTGTCATAATTCCTGTACTGAATCCAATTATCTACAGTTTGAGAAATAAGCAAGTAAAAAATTCACTGCAAAAAATTTTAAGGAGAAATGCTTAG